The genomic segment TGGGCGCGGCACCGTTAAAACCGTGGAAACCGTCTGCTATGAAATCATGCGCGAAATTGTGCGCGTGCATCATGCATACGACTCCGATCGCTTCCTGGTCTACGCCTCGCCAGCCGTGGCGGAGGCACTGAAAAGCGATGAATCCCATGCGCTGGCCGAAGTGGAGATTTTTGTCGGTAAACAGGTTAAGGTGCAAATCGAACCGCTCTATAACCAGGAGCAGTTCGACGTGGTCATGATGTAACGCACAGCGGTCAACTGTGTGAGTGAAGGTACCGCCGCGGCGGCTGACAAGGAGAGAAGGGTGAGGCGACTGCCGGGCATTTTGCTACTCACAGGCGCAACGCTGGTTGTTATCGTCGCACTGATGGTGAGTGGGTTGCGGCTCGCGTTGCCACATCTCAACACCTGGCGCCCGGCGTTACTGGAGAAGATCTCCGCCGCCACGGGCGTGCCGGTGCAGGCAAGCCACATCGCCGCCGCCTGGCAGACATTCGGCCCCACGCTTGATGTGCGCGATATCCGCGTGCAGCTTAGCGATGGCGGCAGCTTTTCGGTTAAACGTGTCACGCTCGCGCTGGATGTCTGGCAAAGCCTGCTGCACGCGCGCTGGCAATTTCGCGATCTCACTTTTTATCAACTCCAGATGCGCACCAATACGCCTTTTAAGCAAAGCGAAGGCGGCAACCCGCTGGAAGGCAATAAGTTCAGCGATCTCTTCTTCCGTCAGTTCGATCATTTCGATCTGCGCGACAGCACCGTCAGTTTTATCACCCTCTCCGGCCAGCGCGCCGAGCTCGCAATCCCCCAACTCACCTGGCTTAACGGCAAAAACCGCCATCGCGCTGAAGGTGAAGTGAGCCTGTCGAGCCTCACCGGCCAGCACGGCGTGATGCAGGTGCGTATGGATTTGCGCGACGACAATGGGTTACTAAACCGCGGCACGGTCTGGATGCAGGCCGACGATGTGGATGTTAAGCCCTGGCTTGGCAAATGGATGAAAGACAACGTCGATCTTACCAGCGCGCAGTTTAGTCTTGAGGCATGGATGACGCTGCGCGATGGCGAAGTGGCGGGTGGCGATATCTGGTTAAAACAGGGTGGTACCACGTGGCGCGGCGATGACCGTAACCACCAGTTATCCGTGGATAACCTCACCGCACATATCAGCCGCGACGACAACGCCTGGCAGGTCGCTATTCCACAGACGCGCGTGACGGTTGACGATAAACCCTGGCCTGCCGGGTCGCTGAAGCTCGCCTGGCTTGCCGATCAGCCGGTAGAGGGCGATAAAGTGCGCCGCAGCAACGAACTGCGCGTGCGCGCCAGCAATCTGGCGTTGAGCGGTCTGGAAGGATTTTTACCGCTGGCCACCCGCCTTGCGCCGTCGCTTGGCGATGTGTGGGGCAGCACTCGCCCACAAGGGAAAATCGATGCGCTGGCGCTGGATATACCGCTTGAAGCAACAGACAAAACCCGCTTTTTCGCCAAATGGCACGATCTCTCCTGGCAGCAGTGGAAGCTCCTGCCCGGGGCGGAACATTTTTCTGGCTCGGTATCCGGCACGCTTGAACATGGACGCACAACGGTGCGAATGAACGATGCCCGCATGCCTTATCAAGGTGTTTTCCGCGCGCCGCTGGAGGTAGCCCGCGGCGAGGCGACCTTTGACTGGCGTAACAATGCCGACGGCTTTACGCTCGATGGCAAAAATCTAGACGTACAGGCGCACTCGCTGTGGGCGCGTGGCGATTTCCGCTATCAACAGCCGAAGAGTGGTCAGCCGTGGCTGGAGATCCTGGCTGGCATTGCAACGCCTGATGCCGCACAAGCCTGGCGCTATTTCCCGGAAAACCTGATGGGTAAAGATCTTGTGGATTACCTGAGCGGGGCGATTCAGGGTGGTCAGGTTGAGAATGCGACGCTGGTGTATGTCGGCAATCCGCAACATTTTCCGTATAAACAAAATGATGGTCAGTTTGAAGTGTACGTCCCGCTGCGTAACGCCACTTATGCGTTTCAGCCTGACTGGCCTGCGCTAAAAGACCTGGCCATCGACCTGGATTTCCGTAATGACGGTTTGTGGATGGCCGCGCCACAGGTAGGGCTTGGCGGCGTGACGGGCAAAAGCCTGACGGCCGTCATCCCCGATTACTCGCAGGAAAAACTGTTTATCGACGCTGATATCGCCGGGCCGGGTAAAGCGGTCGGGCCTTATTTTAACGACACGCCGCTTGCGGATTCACTGGGCTCAACGCTTGAGGAACTCCAGCTTGATGGCGATGTGAATGCTCGCTTACATCTTGATATTCCGCTCGACGGCTCAATGACCACGGCCGAGGGCGATGTCTGGCTGCGTAACAACGCGCTTTTTGTGAAGCCACTGAACAGTACGCTGCATAACCTGAACGGGAAATTCAGTTTTGTGAATGGCAATCTTAAAAGCGAGCCGCTACAGGCCACCTGGTTCAATCAACCGCTGAATATCGACTTCGCCACGCGTGAAGAAGAGAAAGCCTATCAGGTGGACG from the Cronobacter condimenti 1330 genome contains:
- the yhdP gene encoding AsmA2 domain-containing protein YhdP, yielding MRRLPGILLLTGATLVVIVALMVSGLRLALPHLNTWRPALLEKISAATGVPVQASHIAAAWQTFGPTLDVRDIRVQLSDGGSFSVKRVTLALDVWQSLLHARWQFRDLTFYQLQMRTNTPFKQSEGGNPLEGNKFSDLFFRQFDHFDLRDSTVSFITLSGQRAELAIPQLTWLNGKNRHRAEGEVSLSSLTGQHGVMQVRMDLRDDNGLLNRGTVWMQADDVDVKPWLGKWMKDNVDLTSAQFSLEAWMTLRDGEVAGGDIWLKQGGTTWRGDDRNHQLSVDNLTAHISRDDNAWQVAIPQTRVTVDDKPWPAGSLKLAWLADQPVEGDKVRRSNELRVRASNLALSGLEGFLPLATRLAPSLGDVWGSTRPQGKIDALALDIPLEATDKTRFFAKWHDLSWQQWKLLPGAEHFSGSVSGTLEHGRTTVRMNDARMPYQGVFRAPLEVARGEATFDWRNNADGFTLDGKNLDVQAHSLWARGDFRYQQPKSGQPWLEILAGIATPDAAQAWRYFPENLMGKDLVDYLSGAIQGGQVENATLVYVGNPQHFPYKQNDGQFEVYVPLRNATYAFQPDWPALKDLAIDLDFRNDGLWMAAPQVGLGGVTGKSLTAVIPDYSQEKLFIDADIAGPGKAVGPYFNDTPLADSLGSTLEELQLDGDVNARLHLDIPLDGSMTTAEGDVWLRNNALFVKPLNSTLHNLNGKFSFVNGNLKSEPLQATWFNQPLNIDFATREEEKAYQVDVNMNGDWQPTRTGLLPKPLNEALSGSIPWSGKVGISLPYHAGVNYQVDISGDLKNVSSHLPQPVDKAAGKALPFKVRAKGDLQRFDITGNVGAENHFNSRWLLGRKLTLDRAIWATDSRTTPPLPENRGVELNLPAMDGAQWLALFNQGAAQKVSSTTQFPEAITLRTPALTFGGQRWNNLSVMAKPQAEGTEISAQGREINGRLLMRDGAPWQATIDYLYYNPAQEKEAASVLSGASGKPAQAIDFSGWPNLALRCAECWLWGQKYGRIDGDFTINGDTLSLSNGLLDTGFARLTMQGEWVNRADAMRTSLKGVLKGKQLDAATNFFGVKTPLQGSSFNVDYDLHWRDAPWKPDEASLSGVLHTRLGKGQIADLGTGHAGQLLRLLSFDALLRKLRFDFSDTFGEGFYYDSIRSTAWIKDGVLHTDDTLVDGLEADIAMKGSVNLPARTLDMEAVVAPEISATVGVAAAFAVNPIVGAAVFAASKVLGPLWNKISVLRYHITGPVDKPQINEVMRQPRAEVAQ